One window of the Asticcacaulis sp. SL142 genome contains the following:
- the frr gene encoding ribosome recycling factor, whose translation MSKPELAKYKDRMDKSVTSLKEDFGGLRTGRASSSLLEGIVVDAYGSTMPITSCAAISVPEPRMISVNVWDKGLVISVEKAIRNSGLGLNPVTDGTTLRVPIPPLTEERRKDLVKIAGKYAEEKRVAVRNIRRDANDDIKKAEKDSHISEDEQKKMITEIQGFTDAAIKRIDEQLKIKEAEIMQV comes from the coding sequence ATGAGCAAACCCGAACTGGCTAAGTATAAGGACCGCATGGATAAGTCGGTGACGTCGCTGAAAGAAGATTTCGGCGGCCTGCGCACCGGGCGCGCATCCTCGTCCCTTCTGGAAGGTATTGTTGTTGACGCCTACGGCTCGACCATGCCGATTACGTCTTGTGCGGCGATCAGTGTGCCTGAGCCGCGCATGATCAGTGTCAATGTGTGGGATAAGGGCCTTGTGATATCTGTCGAAAAGGCGATCCGCAATTCGGGCCTGGGGCTGAATCCAGTCACGGATGGCACGACCCTACGCGTGCCGATCCCGCCTTTGACCGAGGAGCGCCGCAAGGATCTGGTCAAGATTGCCGGTAAATATGCTGAGGAAAAGCGCGTGGCTGTGCGCAATATCCGCCGTGATGCCAATGACGACATCAAGAAGGCGGAAAAAGACTCTCATATTTCCGAAGACGAACAAAAGAAAATGATCACTGAGATCCAGGGTTTCACCGATGCGGCCATCAAGCGCATTGATGAACAGCTAAAGATCAAGGAAGCTGAAATTATGCAGGTCTGA
- the pyrH gene encoding UMP kinase — protein sequence MTEPAVATADLRYKRILLKVSGEVLMGEQGFGIDMNTVKAVAEEIAEVARMGVELCLVIGGGNIFRGLSKAAVGMERSSADYMGMLATVMNALAMQNALEQLGVDTRVQSAIQMNAVCEPFIRRRAERHLEKGRVVIFAAGTGAPYFTTDTAAALRAAEMNCDALFKGTSVDGVYTADPKKDPAARRYDTLSYHEVLAKDLKVMDASAVSMMRDNSIPIVVFSIRSDGALRDVVHGRGTYTVISE from the coding sequence ATGACTGAACCTGCTGTGGCAACGGCTGACCTTCGTTATAAACGCATCCTCCTCAAGGTTTCCGGTGAAGTCCTGATGGGTGAGCAGGGTTTCGGAATCGATATGAACACCGTTAAGGCGGTGGCCGAAGAGATCGCCGAAGTCGCACGCATGGGTGTCGAGCTTTGTCTGGTTATTGGCGGCGGCAATATCTTCCGCGGTCTGTCGAAGGCGGCGGTTGGCATGGAGCGCTCCAGCGCTGATTATATGGGTATGCTTGCTACCGTCATGAACGCGCTGGCCATGCAGAATGCGCTTGAGCAACTGGGGGTCGATACCCGTGTGCAATCGGCCATTCAAATGAATGCGGTTTGCGAGCCTTTTATCCGCAGGCGTGCCGAGCGACATCTTGAAAAAGGACGTGTGGTGATTTTTGCGGCCGGTACAGGCGCGCCTTATTTTACGACCGATACGGCGGCAGCGTTGCGGGCGGCGGAAATGAACTGTGATGCGTTGTTTAAAGGCACTTCGGTCGATGGCGTTTATACCGCTGATCCGAAAAAAGATCCCGCCGCACGGCGTTATGATACATTGAGTTATCATGAGGTCCTGGCTAAAGATCTCAAGGTCATGGATGCGTCCGCCGTCAGCATGATGCGCGACAACAGCATTCCTATCGTTGTGTTCTCCATCCGATCAGACGGGGCGCTGCGCGATGTGGTCCACGGGCGCGGCACCTATACGGTCATTTCAGAATAA
- the tsf gene encoding translation elongation factor Ts, with translation MVEITASLVKELREKSGSGMMDCKKALSENGGDIEASMDWLRTKGLSKAAKKSDRVAAEGLVVVASDGKTAAAVEVNSETDFVARNELFQALARNAGKAALSTDSVEGVQSAVNDEITNLIANIGENMMVRRLAKHSVSEGVVASYIHNSIAPDLGRIAVLVAVESAGDPAALNDMGRKIAMHIAATQPISLSTDDIDPAAVEREKAIFTEQALESGKPAGVVEKMVEGRIRKFFEEVVLLKQSFVMNPDQTIEQFVAETAKSLGTDVKVTAFTRLALGEGVEKKTEDFAAEVASMMGGQA, from the coding sequence ATGGTGGAAATTACAGCCTCTCTCGTGAAGGAACTGCGCGAAAAATCCGGCTCCGGCATGATGGATTGCAAAAAGGCCTTGTCTGAGAACGGTGGCGACATCGAAGCATCCATGGACTGGCTGCGTACCAAGGGCCTGTCCAAGGCTGCCAAGAAGTCTGACCGCGTGGCGGCAGAAGGTCTGGTGGTCGTGGCTTCGGACGGCAAGACGGCAGCGGCGGTCGAGGTTAATTCTGAGACCGACTTCGTGGCCCGTAACGAACTGTTCCAGGCTCTGGCGCGCAATGCCGGTAAGGCTGCCCTGTCGACCGATAGCGTCGAAGGCGTGCAGTCGGCGGTTAATGACGAAATCACCAACCTGATCGCCAATATTGGTGAGAACATGATGGTGCGTCGTTTGGCTAAGCATTCGGTTTCCGAAGGCGTAGTCGCCAGCTACATCCACAACTCAATTGCACCGGACCTCGGTCGTATCGCCGTTCTGGTTGCGGTTGAATCGGCAGGTGATCCGGCGGCACTCAACGATATGGGCCGCAAGATCGCTATGCATATCGCCGCTACCCAGCCGATCTCGCTGTCGACGGACGATATCGATCCGGCGGCGGTTGAGCGTGAAAAGGCGATTTTCACCGAGCAAGCGCTGGAATCGGGCAAGCCCGCAGGCGTGGTCGAGAAAATGGTCGAAGGCCGGATACGTAAGTTCTTTGAAGAAGTCGTGCTTCTGAAGCAATCCTTCGTCATGAACCCGGATCAAACCATCGAGCAGTTCGTTGCGGAAACCGCTAAGTCGCTCGGCACCGATGTGAAGGTCACCGCCTTTACGCGTCTGGCTCTGGGAGAAGGCGTAGAGAAAAAGACTGAAGACTTCGCGGCTGAAGTCGCTTCAATGATGGGTGGTCAGGCTTAA
- the rpsB gene encoding 30S ribosomal protein S2: MAMPELSMRLLLEAGAHFGHQTHRWNPKMERYLFGSRSNIHIIDLSQSLPLFHQALLKAREVAASGGRVLFVGTKRQASGPVAVAAKRSAQYYVNHRWLGGTLTNWRTISGSIARLRELEGVLDGNPAGRSKKELLTLTREREKLELSLGGIKDMGGIPDLMFVIDTNKESIAIQEARKLNIPVIGILDSNSDPDGITYPVPGNDDAARALQLYCDLIADAVLDGLAAGQVASGVDLGASEAPVEPALAAEADAATEA, encoded by the coding sequence ATGGCTATGCCTGAACTGTCTATGCGCCTGCTGCTGGAAGCTGGCGCGCACTTTGGTCACCAGACTCACCGCTGGAACCCGAAGATGGAGCGTTACCTGTTTGGTTCGCGTTCCAACATCCATATTATTGATCTGTCGCAGAGCTTGCCTCTGTTCCATCAGGCGCTGCTTAAGGCGCGTGAAGTCGCCGCAAGCGGTGGCCGCGTTCTTTTCGTAGGCACCAAGCGTCAGGCCTCTGGCCCGGTTGCGGTGGCGGCTAAGCGCTCGGCTCAGTATTATGTCAATCACCGTTGGTTGGGCGGCACGCTGACAAACTGGCGCACCATTTCCGGTTCGATCGCGCGTCTGCGCGAACTGGAAGGCGTTCTGGACGGTAACCCGGCTGGTCGTTCCAAGAAGGAACTTCTGACGCTTACCCGTGAGCGTGAAAAGCTTGAACTGTCTCTGGGCGGCATCAAGGACATGGGCGGTATCCCCGACCTGATGTTCGTGATCGATACCAATAAGGAATCGATCGCCATTCAGGAAGCGCGCAAGCTGAATATTCCTGTGATCGGCATCCTCGACTCCAACTCCGATCCTGACGGCATCACCTATCCGGTTCCGGGCAATGACGATGCGGCGCGCGCGTTGCAGCTCTATTGCGACCTGATCGCTGATGCGGTTCTGGATGGTCTGGCCGCGGGTCAAGTGGCGTCTGGTGTTGATCTGGGCGCTTCTGAAGCTCCGGTCGAACCGGCTCTGGCGGCTGAGGCCGACGCAGCTACCGAGGCCTAA
- the dnaE gene encoding DNA polymerase III subunit alpha, whose translation MSETGFIHLRVRSAYSLLEGAIKAYDMGKLAQNLSMPAIAIADRCNLYGALEFSQTCKDVGVQPIIGCALPVKGIGGGLTEKWARIPTVVLLAQDERGYLNLCHLSSVAYVESDGIEEPHVTWDQIAAYNQGLILLSGGPDGPVDPLFKQNKPDEACVALKAMHEIFGDRFYIELQRHDTGYGMGGVERGMAEAGLVEYAYGHDIPLVATNDAYFGSADLYKAHEALLCISDSTFMGVSDRRKVTKDHWLRPASEMREVFKDLPEACDNTLEIAKRCAFLVAKRDPILPRFDTGDGRNEAEELAFQAREGLKQRLTEVKPAFPEQDYWDRLEREIGVIQNMGFPGYFLIVSDFIKWGKSHGVPVGPGRGSGAGSLVAWALTITDLDPLRFGLLFERFLNPERVSMPDFDIDFCQERREEVITYVQNKYGRDRVAQIITFGTLQARAVLRDVGRVMQLPLGQVDRLAKMIPANPANPVTLAQALDVEPRLRQAAKDEEPVRKLLDTALRLEGLYRNASTHAAGIVIGDRPLTELVPLYRDPRSDIPATQFNMKWVESAGLVKFDFLGLKTLTVLDRAMKYLRKRGVEINFSTLPLDDGPTYELLASGQSIGVFQLESQGMRDTLRKMRCGSIEEITALISLYRPGPMDNIDTYVDRKFGRAEIDMLHPSLEPVLKETYGVIIYQEQVMQIAQILSGYSLGEADLLRRAMGKKKKEEMDLQKARFISGASEKGVDPRRSDSIFELVNKFAGYGFNKSHAAAYAFISYQTGYLKANHPVEFFAATLSLDIANTDKLAVFYQDARRFGVKICPPDINRSMADFDVENGEVLYALGAIRNVGFEAMQTVVQVREEGGKFKDLFDFLERIDPKAVNKRAIENLAKAGAFDSIHPNRTQIVKAADILMAYAQSVAAERASSQVTLFGATEAARPRLPKVASNSGPDSLDDELAAVGFYLSGHPLGDMLDVFKRRSVTLYAEAVGLASEGQEAFRMAGVVRRRQERASAQSGEKFAFVTLSDPTGEYEVMFQPEALRRCREVLDPGKSIVVKVRCKGGREGEMRMFGDEAALMADTLKMDDIGLRLHVSSRGLDIVTLKEFLDKSKTPSGGEISLLTELGSDREVEIKLPDRYRLDGHLRGALKSMAGVLYYEDI comes from the coding sequence ATGAGCGAGACCGGATTTATTCATCTGAGGGTTCGTTCAGCCTACTCTCTGCTTGAAGGGGCCATAAAGGCCTATGATATGGGCAAGCTGGCGCAAAATCTTTCAATGCCAGCGATTGCGATTGCCGATCGCTGTAATCTCTACGGTGCGCTTGAATTTTCCCAAACCTGTAAGGACGTCGGAGTGCAGCCAATTATTGGTTGTGCCCTACCTGTCAAAGGTATTGGCGGCGGTTTGACCGAGAAGTGGGCGCGTATTCCTACGGTTGTTCTGCTGGCTCAAGATGAGCGGGGTTATCTCAATCTGTGTCATTTATCTTCGGTTGCCTATGTCGAGTCAGATGGCATCGAAGAACCTCATGTTACGTGGGATCAAATTGCGGCCTATAACCAAGGGTTGATACTTTTATCGGGCGGGCCTGATGGCCCGGTCGATCCACTATTCAAGCAAAATAAACCCGATGAAGCATGCGTCGCTCTTAAAGCTATGCATGAAATTTTCGGTGACCGATTTTATATTGAGCTTCAGCGGCATGATACTGGTTATGGTATGGGCGGTGTTGAGCGCGGCATGGCTGAGGCTGGGCTTGTTGAATACGCTTATGGCCATGATATTCCGTTGGTGGCGACTAATGATGCCTATTTTGGTAGCGCAGATCTTTACAAGGCTCACGAAGCCTTATTGTGCATCTCTGATAGCACGTTCATGGGGGTATCTGACAGGCGTAAGGTAACTAAAGATCATTGGTTGCGCCCCGCAAGTGAAATGCGTGAGGTATTTAAAGATCTGCCAGAAGCTTGTGACAACACGCTTGAGATTGCCAAGAGATGCGCATTTCTGGTGGCTAAACGTGATCCGATTCTGCCAAGATTTGACACAGGTGATGGCCGTAACGAGGCTGAAGAACTGGCATTTCAGGCACGGGAAGGGCTTAAGCAGAGATTGACCGAGGTGAAGCCTGCATTTCCTGAGCAGGATTACTGGGATCGTTTAGAACGCGAAATTGGCGTGATCCAAAATATGGGGTTTCCGGGTTATTTTCTGATCGTTTCGGACTTTATCAAGTGGGGGAAATCTCATGGTGTGCCGGTCGGGCCGGGCCGGGGGTCGGGGGCTGGTTCGCTTGTGGCTTGGGCCCTGACCATTACCGATCTTGATCCTCTGCGGTTTGGATTGCTTTTTGAGCGGTTCCTTAATCCTGAACGCGTCTCCATGCCCGATTTCGATATCGATTTTTGTCAGGAGCGGCGCGAAGAAGTCATCACCTATGTTCAGAATAAGTACGGGCGTGATCGCGTCGCACAGATCATTACTTTTGGTACGCTCCAGGCACGCGCTGTTTTGCGCGACGTCGGGAGGGTCATGCAGTTGCCATTAGGGCAGGTTGACCGTCTCGCTAAGATGATCCCCGCTAATCCTGCTAATCCGGTGACTCTGGCACAGGCGCTTGATGTTGAACCTCGGCTACGGCAAGCCGCCAAGGATGAAGAACCGGTCAGAAAGCTGTTGGATACAGCCCTAAGACTTGAGGGATTATACCGTAACGCATCGACCCACGCGGCCGGTATCGTTATTGGCGATCGCCCGTTAACGGAATTAGTGCCGCTTTACCGTGATCCGCGTTCAGATATTCCGGCGACCCAATTCAATATGAAATGGGTGGAAAGTGCTGGTCTTGTAAAGTTTGACTTTCTGGGGCTGAAAACCCTGACTGTACTTGATCGTGCGATGAAATATTTGCGTAAACGGGGCGTGGAGATTAATTTCTCGACTCTGCCATTGGATGATGGTCCGACCTATGAACTTTTGGCTTCAGGTCAGTCTATCGGCGTGTTCCAGCTTGAAAGTCAGGGTATGCGTGACACCCTGCGCAAGATGCGCTGCGGTTCGATTGAAGAAATTACGGCCTTGATATCGCTCTATCGTCCAGGACCAATGGACAATATCGATACCTATGTTGATCGTAAGTTCGGTCGTGCTGAAATCGACATGCTGCACCCCAGTCTTGAACCGGTACTGAAAGAAACTTACGGGGTTATCATCTATCAGGAACAGGTGATGCAGATCGCTCAAATCCTGTCAGGTTACAGTCTGGGCGAAGCCGACCTTCTGCGTCGGGCTATGGGTAAGAAGAAAAAAGAAGAAATGGACTTGCAAAAGGCAAGGTTTATTTCCGGTGCGAGTGAAAAAGGCGTTGACCCAAGGCGGTCGGACTCAATTTTTGAACTTGTGAATAAGTTCGCGGGCTACGGTTTTAACAAATCGCACGCGGCCGCCTATGCCTTTATTTCGTATCAAACCGGCTATCTAAAGGCCAACCATCCGGTCGAGTTTTTTGCGGCAACGCTTAGCCTTGATATCGCCAACACCGATAAGCTGGCCGTGTTTTATCAGGATGCTCGCCGTTTCGGCGTGAAGATTTGCCCGCCGGATATTAATCGATCCATGGCGGATTTCGATGTTGAAAATGGCGAGGTGTTGTACGCGTTGGGAGCCATCCGAAATGTTGGCTTTGAAGCTATGCAGACCGTGGTTCAGGTCCGTGAAGAAGGTGGCAAATTTAAAGACTTGTTCGATTTTCTTGAACGTATCGATCCGAAAGCCGTCAACAAACGCGCAATTGAAAATCTCGCGAAAGCGGGCGCTTTTGATTCAATCCATCCTAACCGCACCCAAATCGTAAAGGCTGCAGATATTTTGATGGCTTATGCCCAAAGTGTGGCGGCGGAACGGGCTTCTTCTCAGGTGACCTTGTTTGGTGCCACAGAGGCGGCGCGTCCACGTTTGCCAAAAGTTGCGAGTAATTCCGGTCCGGACAGTCTGGATGATGAATTGGCGGCGGTTGGGTTTTATCTGTCTGGGCATCCTTTGGGCGATATGCTGGACGTTTTCAAACGTCGGAGCGTCACGCTTTATGCTGAGGCTGTGGGGCTAGCATCGGAAGGACAGGAAGCCTTTCGCATGGCGGGGGTTGTGCGCCGACGCCAGGAGCGTGCCTCGGCGCAATCGGGTGAAAAATTTGCCTTTGTAACCTTGTCTGATCCGACTGGGGAATATGAGGTCATGTTTCAGCCTGAAGCCTTGCGCCGTTGCCGCGAAGTGCTCGACCCTGGGAAATCAATAGTTGTGAAGGTTCGCTGTAAGGGCGGCCGTGAAGGCGAAATGCGCATGTTCGGAGATGAGGCCGCGCTCATGGCTGACACGCTCAAAATGGATGATATCGGACTGCGGTTACATGTCTCGTCACGAGGATTGGATATTGTGACCCTCAAAGAGTTTTTGGATAAGTCTAAGACGCCATCGGGAGGGGAAATCAGCCTTTTGACAGAGCTGGGCTCTGACCGGGAAGTCGAAATTAAATTACCAGATCGCTATAGACTAGATGGTCATCTGCGCGGGGCCTTGAAATCGATGGCTGGCGTTTTATATTACGAAGACATCTAA
- a CDS encoding ABC transporter ATP-binding protein, with translation MSNKNVVMSLRGLNRTYNVAEGAQLEVLKDVDLDLYAGEVVGLVGPSGSGKSSLLHCVGLLETSEEAQLIIDGEDLTRANDKLRTRARLTKIGFVYQFHHLLPEFTALGNVALPQRVLGRSVREAEARAKALLEQVGLGERLNHQPAQLSGGEQQRVAIARALVNSPRLLLADEPTGNLDPDTSKQVFEALKQTVRHQQVAALIATHNLELARHMDRVVTIQNGKLTELSTGSV, from the coding sequence ATGAGTAATAAAAATGTTGTCATGTCGTTGCGTGGCCTGAACCGCACTTATAATGTTGCCGAAGGCGCGCAACTTGAAGTGCTCAAAGATGTCGATCTTGATCTCTATGCGGGTGAAGTGGTTGGTCTTGTTGGGCCGTCCGGTTCAGGGAAGTCTTCGCTATTGCATTGCGTTGGCTTGCTGGAAACCTCCGAAGAAGCGCAATTAATTATTGATGGTGAAGATCTTACTCGCGCCAATGATAAGCTGCGCACGCGGGCACGACTGACCAAAATCGGCTTTGTGTACCAGTTTCACCATCTCTTGCCTGAGTTTACCGCTCTGGGCAATGTGGCACTGCCTCAGAGAGTTCTGGGCCGGTCTGTGCGTGAGGCTGAGGCGCGCGCCAAGGCTTTGCTTGAGCAGGTAGGCTTGGGCGAGCGCCTGAACCATCAACCCGCACAACTCTCTGGCGGTGAGCAGCAGCGGGTGGCGATTGCGCGGGCTTTGGTCAACAGTCCCAGATTGTTATTGGCCGATGAGCCCACGGGTAACCTCGATCCGGATACCTCGAAACAGGTCTTTGAGGCGCTGAAGCAAACGGTTCGTCATCAGCAGGTCGCGGCACTGATTGCGACCCATAATCTGGAACTCGCCAGACATATGGATCGGGTTGTGACCATTCAGAACGGAAAACTCACGGAATTGTCCACGGGTTCCGTTTAA
- a CDS encoding lipoprotein-releasing ABC transporter permease subunit has product MSDVPPKPKKTLGFSLWELDLAFRYLRAKRKDGGVALISIISFVGVMLSVAVLIIVMAVMNGFRDEMMSRLLAFNGHAYVGGMAINDFGHRDDMVKRLEAVPGVTQVSPFVQSPGMAQNVQGVAGLAYIRGVDAKTLKETPIVVENITEGSIKDFGVGDYGGDNILIGDGMARDMGVGPGDDLSLLTPGTSTAFGAIPRRKTYTVAGVFKVGVSELDASFVYMPIEQAQLFFDREGEWDALELKVTDPYQIQSIRPQIVNAAGQGGIVQDWTERNASLWGALQVERNVMRLILSLIVTIAAMNIISGLVMLVKNKGKDIAILRTFGADRSSIMKIFFLSGATLGAGGTIAGVMLGVVFCMFIRPIQQFVEFVTQTKVFNPDVYYLSYIPAKIEPAEVAFVVFWSLLAACLSTLPPAMRAARLEPVEALRYE; this is encoded by the coding sequence ATGTCAGATGTGCCACCAAAGCCAAAGAAAACCCTGGGTTTTTCCCTGTGGGAGCTTGATCTGGCGTTTCGCTATCTGCGGGCTAAACGCAAAGACGGCGGGGTGGCGCTGATTTCGATCATTAGCTTTGTTGGCGTCATGCTGTCGGTGGCGGTTCTGATTATCGTCATGGCAGTTATGAATGGATTTCGCGATGAAATGATGTCGCGGCTTCTGGCGTTCAACGGCCACGCCTATGTCGGTGGCATGGCGATCAACGATTTTGGTCATCGTGATGACATGGTCAAGCGTCTTGAGGCCGTGCCGGGTGTGACGCAGGTCTCGCCATTCGTGCAGTCTCCGGGCATGGCGCAGAATGTTCAGGGCGTGGCTGGTCTGGCCTATATCCGCGGCGTCGATGCCAAAACCCTTAAAGAAACACCCATTGTCGTCGAAAACATCACCGAAGGCTCCATCAAGGATTTCGGTGTGGGCGACTATGGCGGTGACAATATCCTGATCGGTGACGGCATGGCGCGCGATATGGGCGTGGGCCCAGGCGATGATCTTTCCCTTTTGACGCCGGGGACATCCACAGCGTTTGGCGCCATTCCACGCCGTAAAACCTATACGGTCGCGGGTGTTTTCAAAGTAGGTGTCAGTGAGCTTGATGCGTCCTTTGTGTATATGCCGATCGAACAGGCCCAGCTTTTCTTCGACAGAGAAGGGGAGTGGGACGCGCTTGAACTCAAAGTCACTGACCCATATCAGATCCAGTCCATCCGCCCCCAGATCGTAAACGCCGCGGGTCAGGGCGGGATCGTTCAGGACTGGACGGAACGCAATGCCTCACTATGGGGCGCGCTTCAGGTCGAGCGCAACGTCATGCGCTTGATCCTAAGCCTGATCGTCACGATTGCGGCCATGAACATTATTTCCGGCCTTGTCATGCTGGTAAAGAATAAGGGCAAAGACATTGCGATACTGCGCACCTTTGGCGCGGACAGGTCTTCGATTATGAAAATATTCTTCTTGTCGGGGGCTACTTTGGGCGCAGGCGGAACCATAGCGGGGGTTATGCTAGGTGTGGTTTTCTGTATGTTTATTCGTCCGATACAGCAGTTTGTTGAGTTCGTGACTCAAACTAAAGTCTTCAACCCGGACGTCTATTACCTGTCCTATATTCCGGCCAAGATTGAGCCTGCCGAAGTGGCGTTTGTGGTGTTCTGGTCTTTGTTGGCAGCATGTTTGTCGACCTTGCCGCCAGCGATGCGGGCCGCCCGTTTGGAGCCCGTAGAGGCGCTACGTTATGAGTAA